A genomic segment from Fodinicola acaciae encodes:
- a CDS encoding DUF3073 domain-containing protein, with the protein MGRGRAKAKQTKVARELKYSSPNTDLEALQRELSGSDGGGRGRTHDDSADDDADDRWASSDR; encoded by the coding sequence ATGGGGCGCGGCCGAGCGAAGGCCAAGCAGACGAAGGTCGCTCGGGAGTTGAAATACAGCTCGCCGAACACCGATCTCGAGGCCTTGCAGCGCGAACTGTCCGGCAGCGACGGGGGCGGGCGTGGCAGGACCCACGACGACTCGGCGGACGATGACGCCGACGATCGTTGGGCTTCCTCAGACCGTTGA
- a CDS encoding CGNR zinc finger domain-containing protein, whose translation MQVALSDYAWPAALAADLVNTSAEVMPDGDHLAGPAALASFLGAHDVRSDALAGRLPTDDEVAAVRDLRTRIRPAFDSPETAVEVANELATAGGGPALSRSADGQWRWYARTAPGAGLADELALIAGTGLLGVVQALGANRLRICASPTCVGVFADTSRGGKRRYCVPEVCGNRVNVANFRARRQRGGVSSS comes from the coding sequence GTGCAAGTCGCTTTATCCGATTACGCATGGCCGGCGGCGTTGGCCGCCGACCTCGTCAACACGTCGGCCGAGGTGATGCCGGACGGCGACCATCTGGCCGGTCCGGCCGCGCTGGCGAGCTTCCTCGGCGCGCACGACGTACGCTCCGACGCGCTCGCCGGACGCCTGCCGACCGACGACGAGGTGGCGGCCGTACGCGATCTCCGTACGCGCATCCGGCCGGCATTCGACTCGCCGGAGACCGCTGTGGAGGTGGCAAACGAGCTGGCCACGGCCGGCGGCGGACCAGCGCTGAGCCGGTCGGCGGACGGTCAGTGGCGCTGGTACGCGCGCACCGCGCCAGGCGCCGGCCTCGCCGACGAGCTGGCGCTGATCGCCGGCACCGGCCTGCTCGGCGTCGTGCAGGCGCTCGGCGCCAACCGGCTGCGGATCTGCGCCTCACCGACCTGCGTCGGCGTCTTCGCCGACACCAGCCGCGGCGGCAAACGCCGCTATTGCGTGCCGGAGGTCTGCGGCAACCGGGTCAACGTCGCCAACTTCCGCGCACGCCGTCAGCGCGGCGGCGTCTCGTCGTCGTAG
- a CDS encoding MOSC domain-containing protein, with product MTARVESLHVYPIKSCAGTRVDEFVLTPHGPEHDRDFLVVNPDGRFLTQREHPRMALVTPSLDAVADGKLRLRAPGMDDFAMAVGDGPLRDVAVWKWSGTGVDQGDEVAGWLSDFLGAAVRLVRFPPGVRRDTSVGGGEVRYADGYPILVTSTASLDALNASLDEPLPMNRFRPNLVVSGWPAPWTEDLTTGLAIGSGVTIEIVKPCARCVITTIDQRTAEKGREPLRTLGRTRRIKDGLVFGQNAVVRRPGVVRTGDLIV from the coding sequence ATGACCGCCCGAGTCGAGTCGCTGCACGTCTATCCGATCAAGAGTTGCGCCGGCACGCGCGTCGACGAGTTCGTCCTCACTCCGCACGGCCCCGAGCACGACCGCGACTTCCTCGTCGTCAATCCGGACGGCCGGTTTCTGACCCAGCGCGAGCATCCGCGGATGGCGTTGGTCACACCGAGCCTGGACGCGGTGGCCGACGGCAAGCTCCGGCTCCGCGCGCCTGGCATGGACGACTTCGCGATGGCCGTCGGCGACGGGCCACTGCGCGACGTGGCGGTCTGGAAATGGTCCGGCACCGGAGTCGACCAGGGTGACGAGGTCGCCGGCTGGCTGTCCGACTTCCTCGGCGCGGCCGTACGGCTCGTGCGCTTCCCACCAGGCGTACGGCGAGACACGTCGGTCGGCGGCGGCGAGGTGCGCTATGCCGACGGCTATCCGATCCTGGTGACCTCGACGGCGTCTCTGGACGCCCTGAACGCGTCGCTCGACGAGCCGCTGCCGATGAACCGCTTCCGACCCAACCTCGTGGTCTCCGGCTGGCCGGCGCCGTGGACCGAGGACCTCACGACCGGCCTGGCGATCGGCTCCGGTGTGACGATCGAGATCGTCAAGCCGTGCGCTCGTTGTGTGATCACGACGATCGACCAGCGGACGGCGGAGAAAGGCCGCGAGCCGCTGCGTACGCTCGGCCGCACGCGCCGCATCAAAGACGGCCTGGTCTTCGGCCAGAACGCCGTTGTGCGTAGGCCTGGCGTCGTCCGCACGGGCGACCTGATTGTCTAG
- a CDS encoding BldC family transcriptional regulator has product MATRIPESESLLTPAEVATMFRVDPKTVTRWAKAGKLSAIRTLGGHRRYRESEVRALLAGIPHQRSGD; this is encoded by the coding sequence ATGGCAACACGAATTCCCGAGTCCGAGTCACTGCTCACGCCGGCTGAGGTCGCGACCATGTTCCGGGTCGACCCCAAGACCGTCACCCGCTGGGCCAAGGCCGGCAAGCTCTCCGCGATCCGCACGCTCGGCGGCCACCGCCGCTACCGCGAGTCCGAGGTCCGCGCGCTGCTGGCCGGCATCCCGCACCAGCGCTCCGGCGACTGA
- a CDS encoding alpha/beta fold hydrolase translates to MTTFVLVPGAGGDAFYWKWVAPELTRRGHEAIPVDLPGPDPTAGIIEYAELIAKAAAGRSDLVLVCQSMGGFSGPLACDRLDVRKLVLVNPMTPRPGETAGDWWTNTGQGEAYKQKAAEVGLDPEAPFDLMTGFFHDVPDDVTEQVFAYGAREEADIGFSQPWPLTAWPDVPTHVACGRDDRLFPLEFQRRVVGERLGLTVDEVPGGHLNAYSQPVALAERLIAYA, encoded by the coding sequence ATGACGACCTTCGTGCTGGTCCCGGGCGCGGGCGGCGACGCGTTCTACTGGAAGTGGGTCGCGCCGGAGCTCACCAGGCGCGGCCACGAGGCGATCCCGGTCGACCTGCCCGGTCCCGACCCGACCGCCGGCATCATCGAGTACGCGGAGCTGATCGCGAAGGCCGCCGCCGGCCGGTCCGACCTCGTGCTCGTCTGCCAGTCGATGGGCGGCTTCTCCGGACCGCTCGCCTGCGACCGCCTGGACGTACGCAAGCTGGTGCTGGTCAACCCGATGACGCCGCGACCAGGCGAGACGGCCGGCGACTGGTGGACCAACACCGGCCAGGGCGAGGCGTACAAGCAGAAGGCGGCCGAGGTCGGTCTCGACCCGGAGGCGCCGTTTGACCTGATGACTGGCTTCTTCCACGACGTACCGGACGACGTCACCGAGCAGGTCTTCGCGTACGGCGCCCGCGAGGAGGCCGACATCGGCTTCTCGCAGCCGTGGCCGCTGACGGCCTGGCCGGACGTGCCGACACACGTCGCCTGTGGCCGCGACGACCGGCTGTTCCCGCTGGAGTTTCAGCGGCGGGTCGTCGGCGAACGGCTCGGCCTGACGGTCGACGAGGTCCCCGGCGGCCACCTCAACGCATACAGCCAGCCGGTGGCGCTCGCCGAGCGGCTCATCGCGTACGCCTAG
- a CDS encoding glycoside hydrolase family 15 protein, whose protein sequence is MSTPIDPVVGALPGAIDPSRFGRSAFPPIADYAFLSDCEANCLIAPNGAVEWMCLPRPDSASVFGAMLDRGAGSFRLAPYGVQVPASRRYLPGSLMLETTWQTRTGWIIVRDALVMGPWHNRDERSRTHKRTPTDYDAEHILLRTVKCVSGTVELALSCEPSFGYGRTNASWEWDGPAYGEAVAHGDDDSPELRLTTNLRLGIEGRTAQARTRLVEGDNVFVALSWSPLPPPRTFDEAADKMWRTSECWRQWITIGEFPDHPWRKYLQRSALTLKGLTYAPTGALLAAATTSLPETPQGERNWDYRYAWVRDSTFALWGLYTLGLDREANDFFHFVADACKGLNGEEHDLQVMYGIGGERGLEEFELGNLTGYEDARPVRVGNAAYKQNQHDVWGAFLDSVYLHTRSRDQLPEALWPLLKQQVEKAIAHWREPDRGIWEVRGEPKHFTSSKLMCWVALDRGARLARLHDEPEYAADWQRIADEIHADICENGVDERGVFTQAYGVKGLDASVLLMPLLRFLPPDDKRIRDTVLAIADELTRDGLVLRYVTDTTDDGLSGEEGTFTICSFWLVSALVEIGELTRARRLCERLLSFASPLSLYAEEIDPHTGRHLGNFPQAFTHLALINAVVHVIRAEEQEDTGTFHPANRVN, encoded by the coding sequence ATGAGCACGCCTATCGATCCGGTTGTCGGCGCGTTGCCCGGCGCCATTGATCCATCGCGTTTCGGCCGCAGCGCGTTTCCACCGATCGCGGACTACGCGTTTCTGTCCGACTGCGAGGCCAACTGCCTGATCGCGCCGAACGGCGCGGTCGAGTGGATGTGTCTGCCGCGGCCGGATTCGGCCAGCGTCTTCGGCGCCATGCTGGACCGCGGCGCCGGTTCCTTCCGGCTGGCGCCCTACGGCGTGCAGGTGCCGGCCTCGCGCCGCTACCTGCCGGGCAGCCTGATGCTGGAGACGACCTGGCAGACCCGCACCGGCTGGATCATCGTCCGCGACGCGCTGGTGATGGGTCCGTGGCACAACCGCGACGAGCGGTCGCGTACGCACAAGCGCACGCCGACCGACTACGACGCCGAGCACATCCTTCTGCGTACGGTCAAATGCGTCTCCGGCACGGTCGAACTCGCGCTCTCGTGCGAGCCGTCCTTCGGCTATGGCCGGACGAATGCGAGCTGGGAATGGGACGGCCCCGCGTACGGCGAGGCGGTGGCTCACGGCGACGACGACTCGCCGGAGCTGCGGCTGACCACCAACCTCCGGCTCGGCATCGAGGGCCGCACCGCGCAGGCACGTACGCGACTGGTCGAAGGCGACAACGTGTTCGTGGCGCTGTCGTGGTCGCCGCTGCCGCCTCCGCGCACCTTCGACGAGGCGGCCGACAAGATGTGGCGTACGTCCGAGTGCTGGCGGCAGTGGATCACCATCGGCGAGTTTCCGGACCACCCGTGGCGCAAATACCTACAGCGCAGCGCACTGACCCTGAAAGGGCTCACGTACGCGCCCACCGGGGCACTGTTGGCGGCGGCCACCACCAGCCTGCCTGAGACGCCGCAGGGAGAGCGCAACTGGGACTACCGGTATGCGTGGGTCCGCGACTCGACCTTCGCGCTCTGGGGGCTCTACACGCTCGGCCTGGACCGCGAGGCCAACGACTTCTTCCACTTCGTCGCCGACGCCTGCAAGGGCCTCAACGGCGAGGAGCACGACCTGCAGGTGATGTACGGGATCGGCGGCGAGCGCGGCCTGGAGGAGTTCGAGCTGGGCAACCTGACCGGCTACGAGGACGCGCGTCCGGTGCGGGTCGGCAACGCCGCGTACAAGCAGAACCAGCACGACGTCTGGGGCGCTTTCCTCGACTCGGTCTATCTGCACACGCGGTCGCGCGACCAGCTGCCGGAAGCGCTGTGGCCGCTGCTGAAACAGCAGGTCGAGAAGGCCATCGCGCACTGGCGCGAGCCCGACCGCGGCATCTGGGAGGTGCGCGGCGAGCCGAAGCACTTCACCTCGTCCAAGCTGATGTGCTGGGTCGCGCTCGACCGCGGCGCGCGGCTGGCGCGGCTGCACGACGAGCCCGAGTACGCCGCCGACTGGCAGCGGATCGCCGACGAGATCCATGCCGACATCTGCGAGAACGGGGTCGACGAGCGGGGTGTCTTCACCCAGGCGTACGGCGTCAAAGGCCTCGACGCGTCCGTACTGCTGATGCCGCTGCTGCGCTTTCTGCCGCCGGACGACAAGCGGATCCGCGACACCGTGCTGGCCATCGCCGACGAGCTGACCCGCGACGGCCTCGTGCTGCGCTATGTCACCGACACCACCGACGACGGCCTGTCCGGCGAGGAAGGCACCTTCACCATCTGCTCGTTCTGGCTGGTCTCCGCGCTGGTGGAGATCGGCGAGCTGACGCGTGCGCGGCGGCTGTGCGAGCGGCTGCTGTCCTTCGCCAGCCCGCTCAGCCTCTACGCCGAGGAGATCGACCCGCACACCGGCCGCCACCTCGGCAACTTCCCGCAGGCCTTCACGCACCTGGCGCTGATCAACGCGGTCGTACACGTGATCAGGGCCGAGGAACAGGAGGACACCGGCACCTTCCATCCGGCCAACCGGGTCAACTGA
- a CDS encoding helix-turn-helix domain-containing protein, giving the protein MTTERLTVAKAIPTLPRVFLGAALRQLRADANKSLDDCARAVGKDRPRIVKVFDGNSSLSTEELEALVDFLGAEPDRRREILRLGIDARKRSSRSPYTDLAPGSFQRLALLEALASDIWDYERGVFPACLQSPEYIEALMDASDGIWWDSSEVERSKRVAFRTERQRTVFDPDRPKQIDVFFSDDTLVAEVGSPTVMRRQLQHVLDLIDQNRHLTVQIVPNSGRDNPVQQGGLVIYRFGDSLRPVGFLSVPYGPSTYFDDAIDTERMTRAFNKIRELAYTPERTRDIIRVKLEETT; this is encoded by the coding sequence GTGACGACCGAGAGGCTCACCGTGGCCAAGGCCATCCCGACACTGCCGCGCGTGTTTCTCGGTGCGGCGCTGCGCCAATTGCGCGCCGACGCGAACAAGTCGCTCGACGACTGCGCACGCGCGGTCGGCAAGGACCGGCCGCGCATCGTGAAGGTCTTCGACGGCAACTCCAGCCTGTCGACCGAGGAGTTGGAGGCGCTGGTCGACTTCCTCGGCGCCGAGCCGGACCGCCGCCGCGAGATCCTGCGGCTCGGCATCGACGCGCGCAAGCGCTCCAGCCGCAGCCCGTACACCGACCTCGCACCCGGCTCCTTCCAGCGACTGGCCCTGCTTGAGGCGCTAGCGAGCGATATTTGGGACTACGAACGCGGCGTCTTCCCCGCTTGTCTGCAGTCACCGGAGTACATCGAGGCATTGATGGACGCATCGGACGGCATCTGGTGGGACTCGTCCGAGGTCGAGCGCTCCAAACGAGTGGCATTTCGAACCGAGCGCCAGCGGACGGTCTTCGATCCGGACAGGCCGAAGCAGATCGACGTCTTCTTCAGCGATGACACGCTCGTCGCCGAGGTCGGCAGCCCGACCGTAATGCGGCGTCAACTCCAGCACGTCCTCGACCTCATCGACCAAAACCGGCACCTGACCGTCCAGATCGTGCCTAACAGCGGACGCGACAATCCCGTCCAGCAAGGCGGTCTGGTGATCTACCGATTCGGGGACTCGCTGCGACCAGTCGGCTTCCTTTCTGTCCCTTATGGCCCATCGACGTACTTTGACGACGCAATCGATACCGAGCGAATGACTCGCGCTTTCAACAAAATCCGCGAACTCGCGTACACTCCCGAGCGCACCAGGGACATCATCCGCGTCAAGCTGGAGGAGACGACCTAG
- a CDS encoding GntR family transcriptional regulator codes for MAVTKADEAYARLRREIVTGAIDAETSLDESELMRRFELGRTPVREALKRLALEQFVVWPARRTPYVRTIGAGDLARLYEARLILEEHTTSAAAERASDRELDELDDILRNYVDRIAHNQVYEAVELDHELHYAVARASHNRYLAEAVRSLNCGSLRLWFVAHDRLGMSGTDADHRSIVDAIRRHDKDGAAAAAREHVHESYRRQLRLHGSDRLR; via the coding sequence GTGGCGGTGACAAAGGCCGACGAGGCGTATGCGCGGCTGCGTCGGGAGATCGTCACCGGGGCGATCGATGCCGAGACCTCGCTGGACGAGAGTGAGCTGATGCGCCGCTTCGAGCTCGGCCGTACGCCGGTGCGCGAGGCGCTGAAGCGGTTGGCGCTGGAGCAGTTCGTGGTCTGGCCGGCGCGCCGCACACCGTACGTCCGCACCATCGGGGCCGGCGACCTGGCCAGGCTCTACGAGGCGCGGCTGATCCTGGAGGAGCACACCACCTCCGCCGCCGCCGAGCGGGCCAGCGACCGTGAGCTGGACGAGCTCGACGACATCTTGCGCAACTACGTCGACCGCATCGCACACAACCAGGTGTACGAGGCCGTCGAGCTCGACCACGAGCTGCACTACGCGGTCGCGCGTGCGTCCCACAACCGCTATCTCGCCGAGGCCGTACGGTCGCTCAACTGCGGCTCGCTGCGGCTCTGGTTCGTGGCGCACGACCGGCTCGGCATGAGCGGCACGGACGCCGACCACCGCTCGATCGTCGACGCGATCCGTCGGCACGACAAGGACGGCGCGGCCGCCGCGGCGCGCGAGCACGTCCACGAGTCATATCGCCGCCAGTTGCGGCTGCACGGCTCTGACCGCCTGCGCTAG
- a CDS encoding RraA family protein — MFRIDPHPPALSPQTVKALSKVCTSTLGHLTDFGFPRGLTPVTRPCKFAGPAVTVRIPHMDSTAVHVALDHLQPGDVLVIDQSGDHTRSCFGGMVSYTAHARGAAGAVVDGAINDYDEIVGLGLPVFSRGIASHTTRLLGIEGAINVPVTVGGVTVRPGDVVFGDSDGIAIIDPADADRIAALLAEKEAAEPALKSKIDAGASLAEHSGALALFEKNLAS, encoded by the coding sequence ATGTTCCGGATCGACCCGCATCCACCGGCTCTCTCGCCGCAGACCGTCAAGGCGCTCAGCAAGGTCTGCACGTCGACGCTCGGCCACCTGACCGACTTCGGCTTTCCCCGCGGACTCACACCGGTCACCCGGCCGTGCAAGTTCGCTGGACCGGCGGTGACCGTGCGCATCCCGCACATGGACTCGACCGCCGTCCACGTCGCGCTCGACCACCTGCAGCCTGGCGACGTGCTCGTCATCGACCAGTCCGGCGACCACACGCGCTCCTGTTTCGGCGGCATGGTGTCCTACACGGCGCACGCGCGCGGAGCGGCCGGCGCTGTCGTCGACGGAGCGATCAACGACTACGACGAGATCGTCGGGCTCGGCCTTCCGGTCTTCTCGCGCGGCATCGCGTCCCACACGACACGACTGCTCGGCATCGAAGGCGCGATCAACGTGCCGGTGACCGTCGGCGGCGTGACCGTACGGCCAGGCGACGTGGTTTTCGGTGACTCGGACGGGATCGCCATCATCGACCCCGCCGACGCCGACCGGATTGCCGCGCTGCTGGCCGAAAAAGAGGCCGCCGAGCCGGCATTGAAGAGCAAGATCGATGCCGGTGCCAGCCTCGCCGAGCACTCCGGTGCGTTGGCGTTGTTCGAGAAGAACCTCGCGTCATGA
- a CDS encoding MFS transporter, translated as MSATTAERKSVLRPVVVLLGLLALSLNLRAALSGYPPLLEAVRAELGLSAGAAGLVQAAAVLSMAAGSFAGAALGNRFGRERVAGAAVGLVAAGSLARGVPVVATLIGGSLLVGFGIGVAGVMLAGIVKEHLAARAGAVTGGYVVAMGLGATVSSAAAVPLAALLGGWSLSLAVWACPAIVAAGAWAGLTRRAVAAPSPAAPLPWRSGFARLAASHQAAASLMVYGWMTWLSPYYQSHGWSPGSAGLLLAVWAAAQLPSALLIPALAERRRRWRFWSAVALSSGVTGTLGALLLPGLAPWLWATLIGVGSGAGFPLGLAAVAWRSPDGAASAATSGFALGVGYTVAGLGPLLMGLLVDLTGGFPAAIAVLLAAAAVQAYAIVRIGERL; from the coding sequence ATGTCTGCCACCACCGCAGAACGGAAGTCTGTCCTCCGGCCAGTGGTCGTGCTGCTCGGCCTGTTGGCGCTGTCGCTGAACCTGCGCGCCGCGCTGAGCGGCTATCCACCGTTGTTGGAAGCCGTACGCGCCGAGCTCGGTCTGTCCGCCGGTGCCGCTGGCCTGGTGCAGGCGGCGGCGGTGCTGTCGATGGCCGCCGGTTCGTTCGCCGGCGCGGCGCTCGGCAACCGGTTCGGCCGGGAACGGGTCGCCGGTGCGGCGGTTGGTCTGGTCGCCGCAGGCAGCCTGGCGCGCGGCGTGCCGGTGGTGGCGACGCTGATCGGCGGCAGCCTGCTCGTCGGCTTCGGGATCGGGGTCGCCGGCGTGATGCTGGCCGGCATCGTCAAGGAACATCTGGCCGCCAGGGCCGGTGCGGTGACCGGCGGATATGTGGTCGCCATGGGTCTGGGCGCGACAGTCTCCAGCGCCGCCGCCGTACCTCTGGCCGCCCTGCTCGGCGGCTGGTCGCTGTCGCTTGCCGTCTGGGCCTGTCCGGCGATCGTTGCCGCCGGCGCGTGGGCCGGCCTGACGCGGCGAGCCGTGGCCGCGCCTTCGCCGGCGGCGCCGCTGCCGTGGCGATCCGGCTTCGCGAGGCTCGCCGCCAGCCACCAGGCCGCGGCGTCGCTGATGGTGTACGGCTGGATGACCTGGCTGTCGCCGTACTACCAGAGCCACGGCTGGAGCCCCGGCTCGGCCGGCCTGCTGCTCGCCGTGTGGGCCGCCGCGCAACTGCCGTCGGCGTTGCTGATCCCCGCGCTGGCCGAGCGGCGCCGGCGGTGGCGCTTCTGGTCGGCGGTGGCGCTGAGCAGCGGCGTCACCGGCACGCTCGGCGCGCTCCTGCTGCCTGGCCTCGCGCCGTGGCTGTGGGCCACCCTGATCGGCGTCGGCTCCGGCGCCGGTTTTCCGCTCGGCCTGGCCGCCGTCGCGTGGCGCTCGCCTGACGGCGCGGCCAGCGCGGCGACCAGCGGGTTCGCGCTCGGCGTCGGCTACACGGTGGCCGGGCTCGGACCGCTGCTGATGGGGCTGCTGGTCGACCTCACCGGCGGCTTCCCGGCCGCCATCGCCGTCCTGTTGGCGGCCGCCGCGGTGCAGGCGTACGCGATCGTCCGCATCGGCGAGCGGCTCTGA
- a CDS encoding winged helix-turn-helix transcriptional regulator: MTDDPCGIARALKVIGERWTLLVVRELVFGPKRFTDLSRGLPAMSQNVLSQRLRELESRGVVRRRRLGPPASSRVYELTDFGADLKPVVIAIGRWGSRIPFEVVPAQADMSVDALMLALVTTFRADLAGDLAVRCELRFDDDRFRAEIAGGALSLDRGALADPDVVIDTDSPTLRSLVFGGLPLKDADRTLLLTGDAELARRFLRCFPRPVPATI, from the coding sequence ATGACCGACGATCCCTGTGGCATCGCGCGTGCGCTCAAGGTCATCGGTGAGCGTTGGACGCTGCTGGTCGTACGCGAGCTGGTCTTCGGACCCAAGCGCTTCACAGACCTGAGCCGCGGGCTGCCGGCGATGAGCCAGAACGTGCTGTCGCAGCGTCTCCGCGAGCTGGAGTCGCGAGGCGTGGTGCGGCGGCGAAGGCTCGGGCCGCCAGCGAGCAGCCGGGTCTACGAGCTGACCGATTTCGGCGCGGATCTCAAGCCGGTGGTGATCGCCATCGGTCGATGGGGGAGCCGGATCCCGTTTGAGGTGGTGCCGGCCCAGGCCGACATGAGCGTCGACGCGCTGATGCTGGCGCTGGTCACCACGTTCCGCGCGGATCTCGCCGGCGACCTGGCCGTACGGTGTGAGCTGCGGTTCGACGACGACCGGTTTCGCGCCGAGATCGCCGGCGGCGCGCTGTCCCTGGATCGTGGCGCGCTCGCCGATCCGGACGTCGTCATCGACACCGACTCGCCGACCTTGCGATCGCTGGTTTTCGGTGGCCTGCCGTTGAAAGACGCTGACCGCACGCTCCTGCTGACCGGTGACGCCGAGCTGGCGCGGCGCTTCCTCCGCTGCTTTCCACGACCGGTGCCTGCGACGATCTAG
- a CDS encoding isoaspartyl peptidase/L-asparaginase family protein yields the protein MSISEVVIAVHGGAGSLPRGSLDRSDEAAYRAGLEEALRAGAALLGRGQSALDAVEAAVRVLEDDPCFNAGRGAVFNTDGEQELDACIMDGRDLRSGAVAGVRNTKNPISLARVVMERSKHVLIAGHGADIFALRNGFPYTTRDYFFTQRRWDALIDAKNPPEAAQPVQVGETVGAVAIDARHELAAATSTGGQTDMLAGRVGDTPIVGAGTYADSRTVAVSCTGIGEVFIRGVAAYDISALIDYAHVGVEEAAARVVTEKIPALGAAGGAIALDRHGTLAAPHSSPGIINGFLLRDGSVVTRLYDDETPPR from the coding sequence ATGTCGATCAGCGAAGTCGTTATCGCCGTGCACGGCGGCGCCGGGTCTCTGCCGCGCGGCTCGCTGGACCGGTCGGACGAGGCGGCCTATCGCGCCGGTCTGGAGGAGGCGCTGCGAGCCGGTGCCGCGCTGCTCGGCCGCGGTCAGTCCGCACTCGATGCCGTGGAGGCGGCCGTACGAGTGCTCGAGGACGATCCGTGCTTCAACGCGGGCAGGGGAGCGGTCTTCAACACCGACGGCGAGCAGGAGCTGGATGCCTGCATCATGGACGGCCGCGACCTGCGGTCCGGCGCGGTCGCCGGCGTACGCAACACCAAGAACCCGATCTCGTTGGCACGCGTGGTGATGGAGCGCTCCAAGCATGTCCTGATCGCCGGTCATGGCGCGGACATTTTCGCGCTGCGAAACGGGTTCCCGTACACGACAAGGGACTACTTCTTCACCCAGCGGCGCTGGGACGCCTTGATCGACGCCAAAAATCCGCCGGAGGCCGCGCAGCCGGTCCAGGTCGGCGAGACCGTCGGTGCCGTGGCGATCGACGCGCGCCACGAGTTGGCCGCGGCCACCTCGACCGGTGGCCAGACCGACATGCTGGCCGGCCGGGTCGGCGACACGCCGATCGTCGGCGCCGGCACGTACGCGGACAGCCGTACGGTCGCCGTGTCCTGCACGGGGATCGGCGAGGTGTTCATCCGCGGGGTCGCCGCGTACGACATCTCCGCGCTGATCGACTATGCGCACGTCGGCGTCGAGGAGGCCGCCGCGCGCGTCGTCACGGAGAAGATCCCGGCGCTGGGCGCCGCCGGCGGCGCGATCGCGCTCGACCGGCACGGCACGCTCGCGGCGCCGCACAGCTCGCCGGGGATCATCAACGGCTTTCTGCTGCGCGACGGCTCGGTGGTGACGCGGCTCTACGACGACGAGACGCCGCCGCGCTGA
- a CDS encoding Glu/Leu/Phe/Val dehydrogenase dimerization domain-containing protein, whose product MSVFFTELDGATASNDHEQVVFCHDRGTGLRAIIAIYSTALGPALGGTRFYPYASEQDAIDDVLHLSKGMAYKNALAGLDLGGGKAVIWGDPNKVKTEALLRAYGRFVASLNGRYYTACDVGTYVQDMDIVARESRFVTGRSPEHGGAGDSSVLTAYGVFQGMRAAAAHRWGSPTLAGRKVGVVGVGKVGRHLVEHLVEDGATVVVSDVNPAAVADIQTRYQVAAAPDLLDLDLDVYAPCALGNALNDETVPRLRAEIVCGAANNQLAHDGIDKLLADGGVLYAPDYCVNAGGVIQVADEIEGFSFERAKARAEKIFDTTAAILRTADTEGITPAAAADRLAERRMADVGRLRGILLP is encoded by the coding sequence ATGAGCGTCTTCTTCACCGAGCTGGACGGGGCCACCGCCTCCAACGATCACGAGCAGGTCGTCTTCTGTCACGACCGCGGCACCGGCCTGCGGGCCATCATCGCGATCTACTCGACCGCGCTGGGTCCCGCACTCGGCGGCACCCGCTTCTATCCTTACGCGTCCGAGCAGGACGCCATCGATGACGTGCTGCACCTGTCGAAAGGCATGGCCTACAAGAACGCACTGGCCGGTCTCGACCTCGGCGGCGGCAAAGCGGTCATCTGGGGCGACCCCAACAAGGTGAAGACCGAGGCCCTCCTCCGCGCGTACGGCCGATTCGTGGCCTCGCTCAACGGCCGCTACTACACCGCCTGCGACGTCGGCACGTACGTCCAGGACATGGACATTGTCGCCCGCGAGTCCAGGTTCGTCACCGGCCGCTCGCCGGAGCACGGCGGCGCCGGCGACTCCAGCGTGTTGACCGCGTACGGCGTGTTCCAGGGCATGCGGGCGGCCGCCGCGCACCGCTGGGGCTCACCGACCCTGGCCGGCCGCAAGGTCGGTGTCGTCGGCGTCGGCAAGGTCGGCAGGCACCTGGTCGAGCACCTGGTCGAGGACGGCGCGACGGTCGTCGTCAGCGACGTCAACCCAGCGGCCGTCGCCGACATCCAGACCCGCTATCAGGTCGCCGCCGCGCCGGACCTGCTCGACCTCGATCTCGACGTGTACGCCCCGTGCGCGCTCGGCAACGCGCTCAACGACGAGACCGTGCCGCGGCTGCGCGCCGAGATCGTCTGCGGCGCGGCCAACAACCAGCTGGCACATGACGGCATCGACAAGCTGCTGGCCGACGGCGGCGTGCTCTACGCGCCGGACTACTGCGTCAACGCCGGCGGCGTCATCCAGGTCGCCGACGAGATCGAGGGCTTCTCGTTCGAGCGGGCGAAGGCACGTGCCGAGAAGATCTTCGACACGACCGCCGCGATCCTGCGTACGGCCGACACCGAAGGCATCACACCGGCCGCCGCCGCAGACCGGCTGGCCGAACGCCGGATGGCCGATGTCGGCCGGCTGCGCGGCATCCTGCTGCCCTGA